GGGAGCCCGGAGATGGACACTGAGACACGGGTCCAGGCCCTACGGGGCGCAGCAGGCGCGAAACCTCCGCAATGCGGGCAACCGCGACGGGGGGACCCCCAGTGCCGTGGCATCGCCACGGCTTTTCCGGAGTGTAAAGAGCTCCGGGAATAAGGGCTGGGCAAGGCCGGTGGCAGCCGCCGCGGTAATACCGGCGGCCCGAGTGGTGGCCGCTATTATTGGGCCTAAAGCGTCCGTAGCCGGGCCCGTAAGTCCCTGGCGAAATCCCACGGCTCAACCGTGGGGCTTGCTGGGGATACTGCGGGCCTTGGGACCGGGAGAGGCGGAGGGTACTCCTGGGGTAGGGGTGAAATCCTATAATCCCAGGAGGACCGCCAGTGGCGAAGGCGCTCCGCTGGAACGGGTCCGACGGTGAGGGACGAAGGCCAGGGGAGCGAACCGGATTAGATACCCGGGTAGTCCTGGCTGTAAAGGATGCGGGCTAGGTGTCGGGCGAGCTTCGTGCTCGCCCGGTGCCGAAGGGAAGCCGTTAAGCCCGCCGCCTGGGGAGTACGGCCGCAAGGCTGAAACTTAAAGGAATTGGCGGGGGAGCACTACAAGGGGTGGAGCGTGCGGTTTAATTGGATTCAACGCCGGGAACCTCACCGGGGGCGACGGCAGGATGAAGGCCAGGCTGAAGGTCTTGCCGGACACGCCGAGAGGAGGTGCATGGCCGCCGTCAGCTCGTACCGTGAGGCGTCCACTTAAGTGTGGTAACGAGCGAGACCCGCGCCCCCAGTTGCCAGTCCTCCCCGCTGGGGAGGAGGCACTCTGGGGGGACCGCCGGCGATAAGCCGGAGGAAGGAGCGGGCGACGGTAGGTCAGTATGCCCCGAAACCCCCGGGCTACACGCGCGCTACAATGAGCGGGACAATGGGATCCGACCCCGAAAGGGGAAGGTAATCCCCTAAACCCGCTCCCAGTTCGGATCGCGGGCTGCAACTCGCCCGCGTGAAGCTGGAATCCCTAGTACCCGCGTGTCATCATCGCGCGGCGAATACGTCCCTGCTCCTTGCACACACCGCCCGTCACTCCACCCGAGCGGGGTCTGGATGAGGCCTGGTCTCCCTTCGGGGAGGCCGGGTCGAGTCTGGGCTCCGTGAGGGGGGAGAAGTCGTAACAAGGTAGCCGTAGGGGAACCTACGGCTCGATCACCTCCTATCGCCGGAAAATCCGTCCGGGGGGTTTAAGAGGTGTTGGGCCTGCCTTCCGTGGGCCGGTAGCTCAGCCTGGGAGAGCGTCGGCTTTGCAAGCCGAAGGCCCCGGGTTCGAATCCCGGCCGGTCCACCACGAAGAGATGCACATCCCGAGCCCGGCTCGGGGTGGAAGGGTCCGAGATCCCGAACAGGGATCACGATGAGGACCGTGCACAGGCCGATTGACCCAAAAAATGCCCAGCCCCCTGAGTAGGGGGCAGAAAACTTAAGCCGTCTGGTGGATGGCTCGGCTCGGGGCGCCGACGAAGGGCGTGGCAAGCTGCGATAAGCCCCGGCGAGGCGCAGGCAGCCGTCGAACCGGGGATGCCCGAATGGGACCTCCCGCGGCTCTTGCTGCACTCCCAGTCGGGAGGGGGAACGCGGGGAATTGAAACATCTTAGTACCCGCAGGAAAAGAAAGCAAAAGCGATGCCGTTAGTAGGGGCGACCGAAAGCGGCACAGGGCAAACTGAACCCTTCGGGGAAACCCGGAGGGGATGTGGTGTAGTAGGGCCCCCGAAAGACCCTCCCGGGTGAAGCCGAAGTCCGCTGGAACGCGGCGCCGTAGAGGGTGAAAGCCCCGTAGGCGCAAGCCCGGTGGGTCTTGGGGTGTCCCTGAGTACCGTCGGTCGGATATCCGGCGGGAAGCTGGGAGGCATCGGCTCCCAACCCTAAATACGTCCCGAGACCGATAGCGAACTAGTACCGTGAGGGAAAGCTGAAAAGCACCCCTGGCAGGGGGTGAAAAGAGCCTGAAACCAGGCGGCGATAGGTGGGTGCGGCCCAGAAGGGCTGACCCTCCCCGAAGGAAACACGGGCGACCGTGGAGTACGAGGGGAGGCGACCAGGGTTGCACCGTCCGTCTTGGATCACGGGGCAGGGAGTTCATCCGAGCGGCGAGGTTAAGGGGGTCAACCCCGAAGCCGCAGGGAAACCGACAGGTCCGCAGCCCGTAAGGGTGAGGGACGGGGTGTGAAAGCGCCCGGAGTCGCTCGGATGAGACCCGAAGCCGGTCGATCTAGCCCGGGGCAGGGTGAAGTCCCTCAACAGAGGGATGGAGGCCCGCTAGGGATGCTGACGTGCAATTCGCTCCCGTGACCTCGGGCTAGGGGTGAAAGGCCAATCGAGGCCGGCGATAGCTGGTTCCCGCCGAATTATCCCTCAGGATAGCCCGGCCGGAGGTAGGTGGTGGGGTAGAGCACTGATTGGGGGTTTAGGGGGAGAAATCCCCCGGCTCCCTGTCAAACTCCGAACCCACTGCCGCCGTAGATGGCCGGAGTAGGGTGGCGGTGTAAGCCGTCAACCGAGAGGGGAACAACCCAGACCGGGGTTAAGGCCCCTAAATGCCGGCTAAGTGTTACTCCAAAGGGTGTCCCTGGCCTTAGACAGCGGGGAGGTAGGCTTAGAAGCAGCCATCCTTTAAAGAGTGCGTAACAGCTCACCCGTCGAGGTCAGGGGCCCCGAAAATGGACGGGGCTAAAGCCGGCTGCCGAGACCCCGGCGCACGGACCGATTGGTCCGTGATCGGGTAGGCGGGCGTGCCGGTGGGGTGGAAGCTGGGCCGTAAGGTCCAGTGGACCCGTCGGTATTGTGGATCCTGCCGGGAGTAGCAGCATAGCCGGGTGAGAATCCCGGCCGCCGAAGGGGCCAGGGTTCCACGGCAATGTTCGTCAGCCGTGGGTTAGTCGGTCCTAAGCGGGTCCGTAACTCGGCGCCCGCGAAAGGGAAACGGGTTTATATTCCCGTACCGCGGTGGTAGGCGCGGCAACGCAAGCCCAGAGGGTGACGCCTCGGGGTAGGCGGACCGGTCCACAAGGCCGGCTAAGCGTATAAGTCCGGGGAGTGCCGTAATGGCGAGAACCGGATGAAAGCGCGAATGGCCTCCCGTAAGGGGGGTTCCGCCGATCCCTGGGGCCCGTGAAAAGCCCTCTGGGAACGATCCACCGCGACCGTACCGAGAACCGACACCGGTGCCCCTGGGTGAGAAGCCTAAGGCGTGTCGGGGGAAACCCAGCCGAGGGAACTCGGCAAATTGGCCCCGTAACTTCGGGATAAGGGGTGCCTGCGGGTGCGCAACCCGCAGGTCGCAGTGACTAGGAGGACCCGACTGTTTAGTAAAAACACAGGTCCCAGCTAGCCCGAAAGGGTTTGTACTGGGGCCGACGCCTGCCCAGTGCCGGTATGTGAAGCCCGGGTCCAACCGGGTGAAGCACCGGTAAACGGCGGGGGTAACTATAACCCTCTTAAGGTAGCGAAATTCCTTGTCGGTTAAATGCCGACCTGCATGAATGGCGTAACGAGGTCCTCACTGTCCCCGGCTGGGGCCCGGCGAAACCACTGCCAGGCGCATATGCCTGGGACCTCCGGTGGGAAGCGAAGACCCCATGGAGCTTTACTGCAGCCTGCCGTTGCCATACGGCGGGGGGTGCGCAGCGTAGGCGGGAGGCGTCGAAGCCCGTCCTCCGGGGCGGGTGGAGCCGTCCATGAGACACCGCCCACCCTCTGCCGTATGGCTAACCCCCAATGGGGGGACAGCGGTAGGTGGGCAGTTTGGCTGGGGCGGCACACCCTCGAAAAGGTATCGAGGGTGCCCTAAGGTCGGCTCAGGCGGGTCAGGAATCCGCCGTAGAGTGCAAGGGCAAAAGCCGGCCTGACTGGACCCGTAACAGAGGCGGGTCCAGCCGCGAAAGCGTGGCCTAGCGAACCCCTGAGCCTCCCCGGTGGGGGCCAGGGATGACAGAAAAGCTACCCTGGGGATAACAGAGTCGTCTCGGGCGAGAGCCCATATCGACCCCGAGGCTTGCTACCTCGCTGTCGGCTCTTCCCATCCTGGTCCTGCAGCAGGGGCCAAGGGTGGGGGTGTTCACCCATTAAAGGGGAACGTGAGCTGGGTTTAGACCGTCGTGAGACAGGTCGGATGCTATCTACCGGAGGTGCTGGGTGCCTGAGGGGAAGGCTCCCCCAGTACGAGAGGAACAGGGAGCCGCGGCCTCTGGTCTACCGGTTGTCCTACAGGGCACAGCCGGGCAGCTACGCCGCGTCCGATAAGGCCTGAAAGCATCTAAGGCCGAAGCGGTCCCCGAAAATAGGCACCCACTCCCAGGCGCAGGGGGTCGGGCGACCGGTCCTTTGCCTGGGACGAGGGCTCGGGAAGAAGACCCGTTTGATGGGGCGGGGATGTAAGCGGGAAGGGAAACCGACCCGTTCAGTCTGCCGCTCCCAACAGCCCGAGGTTTCTGCCTCTGAAAGGGGGGCTGGGCATTTGATAGGTCAATCGGCCTGTGCGCGGTCCTCAAGCCCTTAAATCTCGTTTCTGTCCGGGTGATTACATCTCAATATTGAACTTCCAGTCATGATGCTTTTCCACAACCGTTAAAACCCACCAGCGGAGCTTTTCTTGGTGATGAAATGAGAGTGCTGATACTTGATCTCGATGGCACACTCTGGGATCACCCCGACGCCTCCCGACTCAGCCCACTCTACGAGTTCCACGGCGATTATCTGGTTGATTCTACAGGCGAGGAACTCCATCTCTTTCCAGGGGTCAGGGAGTTCCTCGAATGGTCGAGTGAGAGGTTCGTTCTGAGCATAGCGAGCTGGAACGTTGAAGAGAAGGTTAGGCCAATCCTCGAAGGCTTTGGCCTTTGGGACTACTTCAGGTTTCCAAAGATAGAGAACCACCCGGACAAGGCAGATATGATAACGAGAACGCTCCGGGAGCTGGAGCTTTCGGGATACGATGTTGGGGGAGTCATCTACGTGGACGACAGGGATATCCACATCGAAGACGTTAAAACCATAGTCCCGTCTATTCAGTTCATCCATATGTGGAAAGATGCCAAAAGTTTTGAGGAGCTGAGGAAACTCCTTGAAAGGATGGGGTGATACCATGGAGCTGCTCATCGTGAAGGATAGACGCATCGACTATGACGGTTCTGCTATAGGAAGCCACTGGGCCTACAGGAACTTTGGGATACTCGGGAACTCTCTCATCGTCTTCCGTGGAAAGTGCGACGTCAAGGTTGAGGAGATGATTGACATCGAGGATCTCCGCGCGAGCAAGGAAATCAAGAGCGACGATATGGTTCACTACATAGTTGAGGTCTTCGACCTTGTCAACACTCTCTTTGCCTCAACGCTCCAGAAGCTCTTCATAGCCCGGCTCTGCGAGGTTTTGGCTGAATATGGTGTGAAAACCCACAGGAAGGGCGACGACATATACGTGAACGGCAGAAAGCTCAGCATCTCCATAGCAACGGTCTCCCCGGTCAGCGTCAAGATCCACATCGGGATAAACGTTGAGGCGAAGGGAATTCCTGAGGGTGTTGATGCCATCGGCCTGAAGGAGCTCGGCATAACGGAAGTAGAGGGCTTCATGGAGAATACCGGAAAGGCCCTCGTGGAGGAGTTCAACAAGGTGAAGAAGGACAGCCTGAAGGTCAGGTGGGCTCAGTAGAGGAGAAAGAGAAGACTCCCCACCAGAGGAACCGCCAGGTTATCGTCGAGCCAGCCCTGGTACTCGGCCAGGGTCAGGATGACTGCCCACCCTATTTTTCCCATCGCACCAGCATCAAGGAGAAGGAACGCTATCGCCAGCGCCGTCGCCAGGTAGCCAAGGCTTCCAGTCCAGTGCTTTCTCAGCTTGACGTTGAAACCGTGCCGCTTGAAGTAGAAGTGCCTGATTATCCCGGTCACGCCGTCGCTTATCGCCATGGCAAGCAAAAGGGCCGTTGCGTACTCCTTCGGCAGAATCAGGGGTATCACCGAAGCCGAAAACGCGAAGAACACCTCACCGTAGTTGTGCTCTATCTGGTACCACGAGAACTCCCTCTTTTTGAGGTGCGGCCAGAGCTGAAAGACCCCGAAGATGAACGCCGCCGCGCTGAAGACCTTATCTGGAATCAGGCCGTAGTAGAACATCAGAACCGCCGGGACGATGCTGAAATGGATTATCTTCCTGTTCACCCACGTCCACTCGGGGCCGAGCTTCTTTGTAATGCCTATCGCGAGGAGTATGAACACCGCGGCGATGGCCGCATAGATGGCCCAGCTTGGGAGCATTCGTTCCACCAAAAAATGAGAGGGGGTTGGGGTTAATATGGGTTGCCCCCGAAGGCCTTCCCAACGGTCTCCAGTGCGGTGATGAAATCGCCCGCGTGGACGACGATGTACCACTCATCCGTCCTTGCGAGCTCTCCCCTAGACTTGCCGACCAGCTCACCGTAGAGCCCCTGGATCCTAACCCTTGGCTCCGTCGTCGAGAGCTTGAGCGTTATCTCGGCCGGCCTCCCGTTCTCCCAGACCAGGCCAACCTTGAGGCCCGCTTTGGTTTCCCTCCTCTTTCTCAGGCCGAGCCTGAGGTAGCGGAGCCTCTCCTCGGGAACTCCGTTCTCTTTGGCCTTCTCCCTGAAGTACTCTTCCGCAAGCGTCAGGCCGTGGAGCCCGAGGGCGTAGCCAAAAACAGGAATTCCGAGGTCTTTTCCCTTCCTCCCCTTGTAGGCGTAAACCTCTATCCTTCCGCCTGAGCCCCGGGAGGCCGTATAAAATCCGTTTCCGGTATCGTTCCTGAAATCGCCCAGAAAATCCACCAGTTCATCGTACGCCGAAAAGGGAAGCGAAAAGCTCGCCCACGTTCCCCAGATCCTGGGGGGGACGGAGACGAAGCCCATCTCCTCGAGGTGGTACTCGATCGGTTTTGGCCTGAATACCAGAAAGCCCCTTTCCGTGAGCTCCATATCGAGGGACGTTCTTTCGCCGGGCAGCATTGCAAATTTGCCGTCGCTTTCAAAGTCCTTGGCCTTCAGCAGGCGGCTCCTCCTGATATGCCTCTCCTCCCGCGAGCCCGCCACGACGGGAACTGGAGTTCTCCTCCCGCTCTCCCTATCGTATGGCACTCTGAAACCCGCCTTAAGCAGCTCCTCCTGAATCTCCAGCGACGCCGGGAAAAACGCCTGCATTCTCCTCAGCTCTAACTCCATGGGGATGCCTCCATGTTACTTTTGTACGTAGTTTTACCAGCGGAATTTATAAAATTTTCTCCCTCGGAGTTGTCCCTCATGCCAAGCTTAAGCTTAAAAGCCCCTCCGCAGACCTAAGCGCGGTGGTGAGAATGGTTCATTGGGCAGACTACATGGCTGAAAAGATTATCCGGGAGCGCGGCGACAGGGATGAATACGTTGTGGAGAGCGGAATAACTCCGAGCGGTTACGTTCACATAGGGAACTTCAGGGAGTTCTTCACGGCGTACATAGTCGGCCACGCCCTCAGGGACAGGGGGAAGAAGGTTCGCCACATCCACATGTGGGACGACTACGACCGCTTCAGGAAGGTTCCAAAGAACGTGCCGCCCGAGTGGAAGGAGCACCTCACGAGGCCGGTTCGCGAGGTTCCGGACCCGTGGGGCTGCCACGACAGCTACGCGGAGCACTTCATGGCCATATTCGAAGAGGAAGTGTCGAAGCTCGGCATAGAGGTGGACTTCCTCCACGCCTACGAGCTGTACAAGTCCGGTGAGTACGCCGAGGAGATAAGGACCGCCCTGGCCAAGCGCGAAGAGATAAAGGCCATACTCGACAAATACCGCGAGAGGGCCAAGCAGCCGCCCCTCGAAGAGAGCTGGCAGCCGGTTATGGTTTACTGCCCGAAGTGCAGGAAGGAGGCGGAGTTCGTTTCGTGGGACGGCGGGTGGAAGGTCTCCTACAAGTGCCCCCACTGCGGTGGCGAGGGCGAGACCGACATAAGGGAGGGCAACGTCAAGCTCAGGTGGAGAGTCGACTGGCCGATGCGCTGGGCGCACTTCAAGGTGGACTTCGAGCCGGCCGGAAAGGACCACCTCGCCGCGGGCGGATCGTACGACACCGGCAGGGAGATAGTTGAGAAGATATTCGGCTGGCCGTCACCCATAGACCTGATGTACGAGTTCGTCGGAATCAAGGGGCAGAAGGGCAAGATGTCCGGCAGCAAGGGCAACGTTATACTCCTCAGCGACCTCTACGAGGTGCTCGAGCCGGGAATAATCCGCTTCATATACGCCAAGGCGAGGCCGAACAAGGAGCTCAAGATAGACCTCGGCCTGGGCCTGCTCAACCTCTACGACGAGTTCGACAGGGTGGAGCGCATCTACTTCGGCCTTGAGCGGGCCAAGAACCCTGAGGAGGAAGAGGAGCTCAAGAGAACCTACGAGCTTTCGATGCCAAAGGTTCCCGACAGGCTGACCGCGCAGGCGCCATTCAGGTTCCTGGTCACGCTCGTCCAGATGCCTCACCTCGACGAGGAGGGCATAATCCGCGTTCTCCAGGAGCAGGGTCACGTTCCGGAGGAGCTCAGCGAAGATGACGTTGAGCGCATAAGGCTCCGCATACGCTTGGCTGGGAACTGGGTTGAGAAGTACGCCCCCGACAACGTGAAGTTCAGCATCCTGGAAGAGCCCCCGGAGATCGAGCTTAGGCCTGAAATCAGGGAGGCCATGCTCGAGGTCGCGGAGTGGCTCAGCTCCCGTGAGAGCTTTACCGTTGACGAACTCAACAACGCCATCTACGACGCCGCCAAGAAGCGTGAAATTCCGAGCAAGGAGTGGTTCAAGGCACTCTACAACGTCTTCATCGGCAAGGATCGCGGTCCAAGGCTCGCGAGCTTCCTGGCTTCCCTCGACAGGGACTTTGTGATAAGGCGCCTCCGCCTGGAGGCTTAATCTCATTTTTTCGGCGCGTAAACCTGGAAGTAGCTGTGCTCGTTCATCCTTTCACTGTGGAGTTGCCTGAAGTATAGCTTTGCCAGCAGTTCCACCGCGGTCTTTCCCCAGACGTTGAACCTGACGCGGAAATGCTCTTTTTCGCTCTGGAACTCCAGAACCACGGTCTTTTCGTCGGTGTCTGGTAAAACCCTGCTTATCCAGTACTCCGTGCCTACGATCTGTCCGTTCATGAGAACCGGTAAAAGGGCCCTCAGGTCGGTGAACTGAAGGATGAACCTCCCACTCGGTTTGAGAACCCTTGCGACCTCTTTGAAGGTTGAATTTAGATCCATCGGTTCGAAATGAACGAGGCTGTCTATGAAAACAACGTAGTCGAAGCTGTTCTCCTCGAAGGGCAGTTTTCTGGCGTCTCCCTTCACGAACTCGACCTTTGACCCTCTGTCCTTTGCGAATTCCCTTGCCTTGGAGAGCATGACGTCGCTGTTGTCGAGGGCAACGACGTTGAATCCCAGGTCTTCAAGGAGAAAGGAGAACCCCCCGGTCCCACAGGCCAGGTCGAGAACCCTTCCCCCCGCCGGCATGTGCTTCATCAGGAGCGGCTCCAGTGCTTCAATACGCTTTCGATACTCCTCCGAGTATACGTCCGTGTATGCCGGAAACGCCTCGTAGTACTTTTCGAAGCCCATGTTTTTACTTACTCGTGTGTCTTTAAATATTTGCCGCAAAAGTTTGTGTGGTTTTCTACTTTTTCCGAATTTTCTCGACAACAGGTTTTTATCCGCTCCCTCCAATGCATCTCGGTGGTGCCGATGGAGTTTAACCTCATAATCACCGGAGTCGGCGGCCAGGGTGGATTGACGCTTTCAAGAATCGTTGGGAACGCCGCCATGCATGAGGGCTACAACGTCAGGATAGGTGAAACCCTTGGAATGAGCCAGCGCTATGGAAGCGTTCTCAGCTACCTCCGCTTTGGCGAGGAGGTATACTCACCCCTCATTGAGGAGGGTAAGGCAAACCTCATGCTCGCCCTTGAACCTGCCGAGGCTTTGAGAAACGCCCGGTTTTTGGGTAAAAACAGCACGGCCGTGATAAACGCCTATCCGATCCACACGGCAACGACCCTCGTCGGGAAGGAGAAGTATCCGGAGCTGGAGGAGATAAAGGAAGCCATCGGCAAAATCTGCCCCGTGTACATGATGGACTTCCAGTGCGAGGCCGATAGGATAAACCCCAGAACGCTCGGCGTCCTGATGCTCGGATACGCCTACGGGAAGGGCCTCGTACCCCTCAAGAAGGAGTCCCTCTACGAGGGGGTAAGGCTCACCCTCAGGGAGAAGCTCTGGGAGATCAACTTCAGGGCCCTTGAGCGGGGA
The sequence above is drawn from the Thermococcus sp. JdF3 genome and encodes:
- a CDS encoding indolepyruvate oxidoreductase subunit beta, whose product is MEFNLIITGVGGQGGLTLSRIVGNAAMHEGYNVRIGETLGMSQRYGSVLSYLRFGEEVYSPLIEEGKANLMLALEPAEALRNARFLGKNSTAVINAYPIHTATTLVGKEKYPELEEIKEAIGKICPVYMMDFQCEADRINPRTLGVLMLGYAYGKGLVPLKKESLYEGVRLTLREKLWEINFRALERGIELAKG
- a CDS encoding DUF366 family protein, yielding MELLIVKDRRIDYDGSAIGSHWAYRNFGILGNSLIVFRGKCDVKVEEMIDIEDLRASKEIKSDDMVHYIVEVFDLVNTLFASTLQKLFIARLCEVLAEYGVKTHRKGDDIYVNGRKLSISIATVSPVSVKIHIGINVEAKGIPEGVDAIGLKELGITEVEGFMENTGKALVEEFNKVKKDSLKVRWAQ
- a CDS encoding class I SAM-dependent methyltransferase, coding for MGFEKYYEAFPAYTDVYSEEYRKRIEALEPLLMKHMPAGGRVLDLACGTGGFSFLLEDLGFNVVALDNSDVMLSKAREFAKDRGSKVEFVKGDARKLPFEENSFDYVVFIDSLVHFEPMDLNSTFKEVARVLKPSGRFILQFTDLRALLPVLMNGQIVGTEYWISRVLPDTDEKTVVLEFQSEKEHFRVRFNVWGKTAVELLAKLYFRQLHSERMNEHSYFQVYAPKK
- the lysS gene encoding lysine--tRNA ligase, with the translated sequence MVHWADYMAEKIIRERGDRDEYVVESGITPSGYVHIGNFREFFTAYIVGHALRDRGKKVRHIHMWDDYDRFRKVPKNVPPEWKEHLTRPVREVPDPWGCHDSYAEHFMAIFEEEVSKLGIEVDFLHAYELYKSGEYAEEIRTALAKREEIKAILDKYRERAKQPPLEESWQPVMVYCPKCRKEAEFVSWDGGWKVSYKCPHCGGEGETDIREGNVKLRWRVDWPMRWAHFKVDFEPAGKDHLAAGGSYDTGREIVEKIFGWPSPIDLMYEFVGIKGQKGKMSGSKGNVILLSDLYEVLEPGIIRFIYAKARPNKELKIDLGLGLLNLYDEFDRVERIYFGLERAKNPEEEEELKRTYELSMPKVPDRLTAQAPFRFLVTLVQMPHLDEEGIIRVLQEQGHVPEELSEDDVERIRLRIRLAGNWVEKYAPDNVKFSILEEPPEIELRPEIREAMLEVAEWLSSRESFTVDELNNAIYDAAKKREIPSKEWFKALYNVFIGKDRGPRLASFLASLDRDFVIRRLRLEA
- a CDS encoding PhoI, translating into MELELRRMQAFFPASLEIQEELLKAGFRVPYDRESGRRTPVPVVAGSREERHIRRSRLLKAKDFESDGKFAMLPGERTSLDMELTERGFLVFRPKPIEYHLEEMGFVSVPPRIWGTWASFSLPFSAYDELVDFLGDFRNDTGNGFYTASRGSGGRIEVYAYKGRKGKDLGIPVFGYALGLHGLTLAEEYFREKAKENGVPEERLRYLRLGLRKRRETKAGLKVGLVWENGRPAEITLKLSTTEPRVRIQGLYGELVGKSRGELARTDEWYIVVHAGDFITALETVGKAFGGNPY
- a CDS encoding magnesium-dependent phosphatase-1 — translated: MRVLILDLDGTLWDHPDASRLSPLYEFHGDYLVDSTGEELHLFPGVREFLEWSSERFVLSIASWNVEEKVRPILEGFGLWDYFRFPKIENHPDKADMITRTLRELELSGYDVGGVIYVDDRDIHIEDVKTIVPSIQFIHMWKDAKSFEELRKLLERMG